The following coding sequences are from one Verrucosispora sp. WMMD573 window:
- the rpsB gene encoding 30S ribosomal protein S2 — MAVVTMRQLLESGVHFGHQTRRWNPKMKRFIFTERNGIYIIDLRQTLDYIEKAYDFVRNTVAEGGSILFVGTKKQAQEAIAEQATRVGQPYVNHRWLGGMLTNFQTVYKRLQRMKELEALGDLSGTAAGYTKKETLQLSREKIKLTRTLGGLRDMQKLPAAVWVVDTKKEHIAVDEARKLGIPVIAVLDTNCDPDEVDFPIPGNDDAIRSAELLTKVVAAAVADGLIARSGRRRGGDEKPEAGVATDEPLAEWERELLEEPKKADEQQPAAEQPAAEQPAAEQPAAVSGQ; from the coding sequence ATGGCCGTCGTGACGATGCGTCAGCTGCTGGAAAGTGGTGTTCACTTCGGGCACCAGACCCGGCGCTGGAACCCGAAGATGAAGCGCTTCATCTTCACCGAGCGTAACGGCATCTACATCATCGACCTGCGTCAGACCCTCGACTACATCGAGAAGGCGTACGACTTCGTGCGCAACACGGTGGCTGAGGGCGGCAGCATTCTCTTCGTCGGCACGAAGAAGCAGGCGCAGGAGGCGATCGCCGAGCAGGCGACCCGCGTCGGCCAGCCGTACGTCAACCACCGCTGGCTCGGCGGCATGCTGACCAACTTCCAGACGGTGTACAAGCGGCTGCAGCGGATGAAGGAGCTGGAGGCCCTCGGTGACCTCAGCGGCACCGCCGCCGGCTACACCAAGAAGGAGACCCTGCAGCTCTCCCGCGAGAAGATCAAGCTGACCCGCACCCTGGGCGGTCTGCGGGACATGCAGAAACTCCCGGCCGCGGTCTGGGTGGTCGACACCAAGAAGGAGCACATCGCCGTCGACGAGGCCCGCAAGCTGGGCATCCCGGTGATCGCCGTGCTCGACACCAACTGCGACCCGGACGAGGTCGACTTCCCGATCCCGGGTAACGACGACGCGATCCGCTCGGCCGAGCTGCTGACCAAGGTCGTCGCCGCCGCCGTGGCCGATGGCCTGATCGCCCGCTCCGGTCGTCGCCGGGGCGGCGACGAGAAGCCGGAGGCGGGTGTCGCCACCGACGAGCCGCTCGCCGAGTGGGAGCGCGAGCTGCTTGAGGAGCCGAAGAAGGCCGACGAGCAGCAGCCGGCCGCTGAGCAGCCGGCCGCCGAGCAGCCCGCGGCCGAGCAGCCGGCCGCCGTCTCCGGCCAGTGA
- the pyrH gene encoding UMP kinase has translation MTQVVSDRTLAADDPTAPPPGRARRVVLKLSGEVFGGGAIGVDPDVVQAIARQIATVVRRGVQVSVVVGGGNFFRGAELQKRGMDRARADYMGMLGTVMNCLALQDFLEKEGIETRVQSAITMAQVAEPYIPLRAIRHLEKGRVVIFGAGAGMPYFSTDTVAAQRALEIHADVVLMSKNGVDGVYTADPRIDPTASKFDSITFSEVLRRNLRVADAAAFSLCMENGLPMLVFGAQGDDTIVRAVGGDKIGTLITT, from the coding sequence ATGACGCAGGTTGTGAGTGACCGGACGTTGGCGGCGGACGATCCGACGGCACCACCGCCCGGCCGGGCCCGGCGGGTGGTGCTCAAGCTGTCCGGTGAGGTGTTCGGTGGGGGCGCCATCGGCGTCGACCCGGATGTCGTGCAGGCCATCGCGCGGCAGATCGCCACCGTGGTACGCCGAGGTGTGCAGGTCTCCGTGGTGGTCGGCGGCGGCAACTTCTTCCGGGGCGCCGAGTTGCAGAAGCGGGGCATGGACCGCGCCCGGGCGGACTACATGGGCATGCTCGGCACGGTGATGAACTGCCTGGCCCTCCAGGACTTCCTGGAGAAGGAGGGCATCGAGACCCGGGTGCAGAGCGCCATCACGATGGCCCAGGTGGCCGAGCCGTACATCCCGCTGCGGGCGATCCGGCACCTGGAGAAGGGCCGCGTGGTCATCTTCGGCGCCGGTGCGGGCATGCCGTACTTCTCCACCGACACGGTGGCCGCCCAGCGCGCGCTGGAGATCCACGCGGACGTCGTGCTGATGAGCAAGAACGGCGTGGACGGCGTATACACGGCCGATCCCCGGATCGATCCGACCGCCAGCAAGTTCGACTCGATCACCTTCTCCGAGGTGCTGCGTCGCAACCTCCGGGTCGCCGACGCGGCCGCCTTCAGCCTCTGCATGGAGAACGGCCTGCCGATGCTGGTCTTCGGCGCGCAGGGCGACGACACCATCGTCCGGGCCGTGGGTGGCGACAAGATCGGCACGCTGATCACCACCTGA
- a CDS encoding YraN family protein — translation MTKRNQAIGGYGERCAVRHLIEAGLRPVARNWRCRAGEIDIIAWDGPVLAFCEVKTRRTATFGSPAEAVVPRKARRLRGLAAAWLAATGTTADEVRFDVISVLLPRLGRAHVEHVKDAFR, via the coding sequence ATGACCAAGCGGAATCAGGCGATCGGCGGGTACGGGGAACGCTGCGCCGTCCGGCACCTGATCGAAGCGGGACTACGCCCGGTTGCCCGCAACTGGCGCTGCCGCGCCGGAGAGATCGACATCATCGCCTGGGACGGGCCGGTGCTCGCCTTCTGCGAGGTGAAGACCCGACGCACCGCCACCTTTGGCAGCCCCGCCGAGGCGGTGGTGCCCCGCAAGGCCCGCCGACTGCGGGGGCTCGCGGCCGCCTGGCTCGCCGCCACCGGCACCACCGCCGACGAGGTCCGTTTCGACGTCATCTCGGTGCTGCTGCCCCGCCTCGGCCGGGCACACGTCGAGCACGTCAAGGACGCCTTCCGATGA
- a CDS encoding phosphatidate cytidylyltransferase has protein sequence MSHLDPYGGAEARDWDRPDRPTSLPWPDPDVEPGPWGRGPQPAAELYANPRTRPGPQSEQPYAHRPDDRGGPVGAEFGEPYDADPDRRGRYVGDRPTQESRNGRGPASWDQPPHGRNGVRDLDHGDAPTAQIAPVRVGAGRDHDDAPTTQLAAVPPGAADPEAPQPDGADAPGRRHRGRRRAGAGRPATQPGASRAGRNLPAAISVGVGLGAAVLLPLFLYTPAFLLVLAAAFGVGIWEMSRAVRRGGAEVPLVPLVAGGVLTVTLAWFAGLDALLLGLLVTVAGTLVWRLGDGTANLRRDMTAATLISVYVPFLGGFAALLASSPGDGALRVLVTLVAVVLSDTGGYAAGANFGKRPMAPTISPKKSWEGFAGSVGAAALGSAVLLWLLFDVAPWWGAVFGMAVSGAAVLGDLAESMIKRDLGVKDMSNLLPGHGGLMDRLDSVLFAVPTAYLLLVVFVPAVS, from the coding sequence ATGTCCCACCTCGACCCCTACGGCGGCGCCGAGGCCCGTGACTGGGATCGCCCGGACCGACCCACCTCGCTGCCCTGGCCGGATCCGGACGTGGAACCCGGTCCGTGGGGCCGCGGCCCGCAGCCCGCAGCCGAGCTGTACGCCAACCCGCGCACCCGACCCGGCCCGCAGTCCGAGCAGCCATACGCCCATCGCCCCGACGACCGGGGTGGCCCGGTCGGCGCGGAGTTCGGCGAGCCGTACGACGCTGACCCGGATCGACGCGGTCGGTACGTCGGCGACCGGCCGACCCAGGAGAGCCGCAACGGGCGCGGACCCGCCAGCTGGGACCAGCCACCGCACGGGCGCAACGGAGTCCGCGACCTGGACCACGGCGACGCGCCCACCGCGCAGATCGCTCCGGTACGGGTGGGCGCCGGTCGGGACCATGACGACGCGCCCACCACCCAGCTCGCGGCCGTGCCGCCCGGTGCCGCGGACCCCGAGGCACCACAGCCTGACGGGGCGGACGCCCCGGGCCGGCGTCACCGGGGCCGGCGTCGGGCCGGTGCCGGCCGGCCGGCCACGCAGCCGGGCGCGAGCCGGGCCGGGCGGAACCTGCCGGCGGCCATCTCGGTCGGCGTGGGCCTGGGCGCGGCGGTCCTGCTGCCCCTGTTCCTCTATACCCCGGCGTTCCTGCTGGTGCTGGCCGCCGCGTTCGGCGTCGGCATCTGGGAAATGTCCCGCGCGGTGCGTCGTGGCGGCGCCGAGGTGCCGCTGGTGCCGCTGGTCGCCGGTGGGGTGCTCACCGTCACCCTGGCCTGGTTCGCCGGGCTGGACGCGCTCCTGCTGGGCCTCCTGGTCACCGTGGCGGGCACCTTGGTCTGGCGGCTCGGCGACGGTACGGCCAACCTTCGGCGGGACATGACCGCCGCGACCCTGATCTCGGTGTACGTACCGTTTCTCGGCGGCTTCGCCGCTCTGCTCGCCTCGTCTCCCGGTGACGGTGCGCTGCGGGTGCTGGTGACGTTGGTCGCGGTGGTGCTTTCCGACACCGGTGGATACGCGGCCGGTGCCAACTTCGGCAAGCGGCCGATGGCCCCGACGATCAGCCCGAAGAAGTCCTGGGAAGGTTTTGCCGGCTCGGTCGGCGCGGCGGCGTTGGGCAGCGCCGTACTGCTCTGGCTGCTGTTCGACGTGGCGCCCTGGTGGGGTGCGGTGTTCGGGATGGCGGTCTCCGGCGCCGCGGTCCTCGGTGACCTCGCCGAGTCGATGATCAAGCGGGATCTCGGCGTGAAGGACATGAGCAACCTGCTGCCCGGCCACGGCGGCCTGATGGACCGGCTCGACTCCGTGCTGTTCGCGGTGCCGACGGCGTACCTGCTGCTCGTGGTGTTCGTTCCGGCGGTGAGCTGA
- the frr gene encoding ribosome recycling factor: MIDDTLLEAEEKMERAVEHAKEEFGAIRTGRATPAMFSKVIIDYYGSPTPLTQMASVAVPEPRMAIIKPYDNSQINAMEKAIRDSDLGVNPNNEGNQLRILLPQMTEERRRDMIKVARHKGEEAKVAIRNIRRKGKEELDRLVKDGEVGEDEGRRAEKELDDLTQRYVSHVDELVKHKESELLEV; this comes from the coding sequence GTGATCGACGACACCCTCCTCGAGGCCGAGGAGAAGATGGAGCGTGCGGTCGAGCACGCCAAGGAGGAGTTCGGCGCCATCCGCACCGGTCGCGCGACTCCAGCCATGTTCTCCAAGGTCATCATCGACTACTACGGCAGCCCGACCCCGCTGACGCAGATGGCGTCGGTGGCCGTCCCCGAGCCGCGGATGGCCATCATCAAGCCGTACGACAACTCGCAGATCAATGCGATGGAGAAGGCGATCCGCGACTCGGACCTCGGGGTCAACCCGAACAACGAGGGCAACCAGCTGCGCATCCTGCTCCCGCAGATGACCGAGGAACGCCGTCGCGACATGATCAAGGTGGCCCGGCACAAGGGTGAGGAGGCGAAGGTCGCCATCCGCAACATCCGCCGCAAGGGCAAGGAAGAACTGGACCGGCTCGTCAAGGACGGCGAGGTCGGCGAGGACGAGGGCCGTCGCGCGGAGAAGGAACTGGACGACCTGACCCAGCGCTACGTGTCGCACGTCGACGAGTTGGTCAAGCACAAGGAGTCCGAACTCCTGGAAGTCTGA
- a CDS encoding YifB family Mg chelatase-like AAA ATPase, with translation MSYARVLCVGLVGVTGQLVEVEVDLAAGLPGVVISGLPDTALHEARDRVRAAVVNSGQRWPNRRITLNLLPATLPKFGSTFDLAIAVALLGGSGELPLLPLDGVAVLGELGLDGTVRPVRGVLPMVAAAAKAGVRRVIVPVDNTAEAAVVPGLLVRGVDTLHRLVAFVRDGTPLIEPPVDAPPPAAPGPDLAEVAGQGLGRRALEVAAAGGHHLALIGPPGAGKTMLAERLPSILPELDDEAALEVTALHSIAGLLPAGGRLIRRPPFQAPHHTATVPSIVGGGSGLARPGAISLAHRGVLLMDEAPEFSKAALEALRQPLEHGRVLLARSRGSAEFPARAQLVIAANPCPCANPAGDDRCECPPLARRRYLGRLSGPLLDRIDLQVRLPPMRAAELMETTSHESSAVVAGRVAAARAAAAGRWAPLGRRLNAEIPGPDLRRAPWRLPGPVTAELRSRLDSGSLSARGFDRVVRLAWTIADLDGRARPNAGDVGEAIALRTGEST, from the coding sequence ATGAGCTACGCCCGGGTGCTCTGCGTCGGTCTGGTCGGGGTGACCGGGCAGTTGGTGGAGGTGGAGGTGGATCTCGCTGCCGGCCTGCCGGGAGTGGTGATCTCCGGGCTACCCGACACCGCCCTGCACGAGGCGCGCGACCGGGTTCGAGCAGCGGTGGTCAACTCCGGCCAACGATGGCCGAACCGCCGGATCACGCTCAACCTGCTGCCGGCCACCCTGCCCAAATTCGGTTCGACGTTCGACCTGGCGATCGCGGTGGCGCTGCTCGGTGGCTCCGGCGAGCTTCCGCTGTTACCGCTGGACGGCGTGGCGGTCCTCGGGGAATTGGGCCTGGACGGCACCGTGCGGCCGGTCCGGGGCGTACTGCCGATGGTCGCCGCGGCGGCGAAGGCCGGCGTCCGACGGGTGATCGTCCCGGTGGACAACACCGCCGAGGCGGCGGTCGTCCCCGGGCTGCTGGTACGCGGCGTGGACACCCTGCACCGGCTGGTCGCCTTCGTTCGCGACGGCACGCCGCTGATCGAGCCGCCGGTCGACGCTCCACCGCCGGCCGCGCCCGGTCCCGACCTGGCCGAGGTCGCCGGGCAGGGTCTGGGCCGCCGCGCGCTGGAGGTCGCCGCCGCTGGCGGCCACCACCTGGCACTGATCGGGCCGCCGGGAGCGGGCAAGACGATGCTGGCCGAGCGCCTGCCGTCGATTCTGCCGGAACTGGACGACGAGGCCGCACTGGAGGTCACCGCGCTGCACTCGATCGCCGGTCTGTTGCCGGCGGGTGGCCGTCTGATCCGGCGCCCACCGTTTCAGGCGCCTCATCACACCGCGACCGTTCCCTCGATCGTCGGTGGCGGTTCAGGGCTCGCCCGGCCCGGTGCGATCTCGCTCGCCCACCGCGGGGTGCTGCTCATGGACGAGGCACCCGAGTTCAGCAAGGCGGCGCTGGAGGCGCTGCGTCAGCCGTTGGAGCACGGCCGGGTGCTGCTGGCCCGCAGTCGGGGCAGCGCCGAGTTCCCGGCCCGCGCCCAGCTGGTCATCGCGGCCAACCCCTGCCCGTGCGCGAACCCGGCCGGCGACGACCGCTGCGAATGTCCCCCGCTGGCCCGCCGCCGTTACCTGGGCCGGCTCTCTGGTCCGCTGCTCGACCGGATCGATCTCCAGGTGCGGCTGCCACCGATGCGCGCCGCCGAGCTGATGGAGACGACCAGTCACGAGTCGTCAGCGGTGGTCGCCGGGCGGGTGGCGGCGGCACGGGCAGCGGCGGCCGGGCGCTGGGCACCGCTGGGTCGGCGGCTCAACGCCGAGATACCGGGACCGGACCTGCGTCGGGCCCCGTGGCGGCTGCCCGGCCCGGTCACCGCCGAGCTGCGGTCCCGGCTCGATTCCGGGTCGCTGTCCGCCCGCGGCTTCGACCGGGTCGTCCGACTCGCCTGGACGATCGCCGACCTCGACGGGCGGGCACGGCCGAACGCGGGAGACGTCGGCGAGGCCATCGCGCTCAGGACGGGAGAGAGCACATGA
- a CDS encoding DNA-processing protein DprA, producing MSTHEELTLARVALTWLAEPGTRSVHGLVDEYGPVGALDLLLDGGAPQQALRESVAARNRAADARVVAAEALHRADRLGVRVVIPGDDEWPGTVEHLRTLRLTDARRRVDVETAPPLCFWVRGSWPLAEALDRSVAVVGSRAATPYGTHIATDLGYGLADRDWTVVSGGAFGIDAAAHRGALHAGGRTVAVLACGVDRAYPMGNAALFDRIADTGLLVSEWPPGAEPLRPRFLIRNRVIAAGTRGTVLVEAAARSGATQTTRRAIALRRPAMVVPGPVTSAMSVGAHEVLREHPEARLVTGLAQVLEEVGRIGELAPVPRGPERPTDLLDDDARSIVEAMPRRGRIGVDALAARAGLAVRTVLRKLPLLEELTLVVRREDGYALVAPSQRSTRAGPAEPAVHPGGPAAPPSGPMGGDAPFSA from the coding sequence ATGAGCACCCACGAGGAGTTGACCCTGGCGCGGGTGGCGTTGACCTGGCTGGCCGAACCGGGTACACGGTCGGTGCACGGGCTGGTCGACGAGTACGGGCCGGTGGGCGCACTGGACCTGTTGCTGGACGGCGGAGCACCGCAGCAGGCCCTACGCGAGTCCGTGGCGGCGCGCAACCGGGCAGCTGATGCCCGAGTGGTCGCCGCCGAGGCGTTGCACCGTGCCGACCGGCTCGGTGTCCGGGTCGTCATCCCCGGCGACGACGAGTGGCCCGGGACGGTGGAGCACCTGCGCACGCTCCGCCTGACCGACGCCCGTCGCCGGGTGGACGTCGAGACCGCACCGCCGCTCTGCTTCTGGGTACGCGGCTCGTGGCCACTGGCCGAGGCGCTGGACCGGTCCGTGGCGGTGGTGGGATCCCGAGCCGCCACGCCGTACGGCACCCACATCGCCACGGATCTGGGCTACGGCCTGGCCGACCGGGACTGGACCGTGGTCTCCGGCGGCGCGTTCGGCATCGACGCCGCCGCGCACCGTGGGGCGCTGCACGCTGGCGGGCGCACTGTCGCGGTGCTCGCCTGCGGCGTGGACCGCGCCTACCCGATGGGCAACGCGGCGCTGTTCGACCGGATCGCCGACACCGGCCTGCTGGTAAGCGAGTGGCCGCCGGGCGCTGAGCCGCTGCGCCCCCGTTTCCTCATCCGTAACCGGGTGATCGCGGCGGGCACCCGGGGCACCGTGCTGGTGGAGGCGGCGGCTCGCAGCGGCGCGACGCAGACCACCCGGCGGGCCATCGCCCTGCGGCGACCGGCGATGGTGGTGCCGGGCCCGGTCACCTCGGCGATGTCGGTGGGTGCCCACGAGGTGCTTCGGGAGCATCCGGAGGCCCGGCTGGTGACCGGCCTCGCCCAGGTGTTGGAGGAGGTGGGGCGGATCGGCGAGTTGGCCCCGGTGCCGCGTGGGCCCGAACGCCCCACCGACCTGCTCGACGACGACGCCCGCTCGATCGTGGAGGCGATGCCGCGACGCGGCCGCATCGGTGTGGACGCCCTCGCCGCCCGGGCGGGCCTTGCCGTCCGCACGGTGTTGCGCAAACTGCCGCTGTTGGAGGAGTTGACCCTGGTGGTGCGGCGGGAAGACGGATACGCCCTGGTCGCGCCGAGCCAGCGGTCCACCCGGGCCGGCCCCGCCGAGCCGGCGGTCCACCCGGGCGGGCCCGCCGCGCCACCGAGCGGGCCGATGGGCGGTGACGCCCCATTTTCCGCCTGA
- the tsf gene encoding translation elongation factor Ts encodes MSQITAADVKKLRDLTGAGMMDSKKALTEAEGDFDKAVEILRVKGAKDVGKRAGRTAANGLVAHSGKALLELNCETDFVAKNDSFIALAQQLVEHGERAGVSNAEELLATEIDGRTVADLVQEQSAKIGEKLVLNRFAKLDGTVAVYLHRKAQDLPPAVGVLVQYTGKADEAGDADARGAAMQIAAMRPQYLTRDEVPAEVVESERRIAEQTAREENKPEAALPKIVEGRVNSFFKDFVLLEQSSVTDNKKTVKQVLAEAGIEVTGFVRFEVGQA; translated from the coding sequence ATGTCCCAGATCACCGCCGCGGACGTCAAGAAGCTCCGCGACCTGACCGGCGCCGGCATGATGGACAGCAAGAAGGCCCTGACCGAGGCCGAGGGCGACTTCGACAAGGCCGTCGAGATCCTGCGCGTCAAGGGCGCCAAGGACGTCGGCAAGCGGGCCGGCCGGACCGCCGCGAACGGTCTGGTCGCGCACTCCGGCAAGGCGCTGCTCGAACTCAACTGCGAGACCGACTTCGTCGCCAAGAACGACAGCTTCATCGCCCTGGCGCAGCAGCTCGTGGAGCACGGCGAGCGCGCCGGCGTCAGCAACGCCGAGGAGCTGCTCGCCACCGAGATCGACGGCCGTACGGTCGCCGACCTGGTCCAGGAGCAGTCCGCCAAGATCGGCGAGAAGTTGGTGCTCAACCGCTTCGCCAAGCTCGACGGCACCGTCGCGGTCTACCTGCACCGTAAGGCGCAGGACCTGCCGCCGGCGGTGGGCGTGCTGGTGCAGTACACCGGCAAGGCCGACGAGGCGGGCGACGCCGACGCGCGCGGTGCGGCGATGCAGATCGCCGCGATGCGGCCGCAGTACCTCACCCGGGACGAGGTGCCGGCCGAGGTCGTCGAGTCCGAGCGGCGCATCGCCGAGCAGACCGCGCGCGAGGAGAACAAGCCCGAGGCCGCGCTGCCGAAGATCGTCGAGGGTCGGGTCAACTCCTTCTTCAAGGACTTCGTCCTGCTGGAGCAGTCCTCGGTGACCGACAACAAGAAGACGGTGAAGCAGGTGCTGGCCGAGGCCGGCATCGAGGTCACCGGCTTCGTGCGGTTCGAGGTCGGCCAGGCCTGA